The Anas platyrhynchos isolate ZD024472 breed Pekin duck chromosome 3, IASCAAS_PekinDuck_T2T, whole genome shotgun sequence genome includes a window with the following:
- the EHD3 gene encoding EH domain-containing protein 3 — translation MFSWLGTDDRRRKDPEVFQTVSEGLKKLYKTKLLPLEEHYKFHEFHSPALEDADFDNKPMVLLVGQYSTGKTTFIRYLLEQDFPGMRIGPEPTTDSFIAVMQGDVEGIVPGNALVVDPKKPFRKLNAFGNAFLNRFVCAQLPNPVLESISVIDTPGILSGEKQRISRGYDFAAVLEWFAERVDRIILLFDAHKLDISDEFSEVIKALKNHEDKMRVVLNKADQIETQQLMRVYGALMWSLGKIVNTPEVIRVYIGSFWSHPLLIPDNRKLFEAEEQDLFRDIQSLPRNAALRKLNDLIKRARLAKVHAYIISSLKKEMPSVFGKDNKKKELVNNLGDIYARIEREHQISPGDFPNLRKMQDQLQAQDFSKFQPLKSKLLETVEDMLANDIAQLMVLVRQEESQRPTQMVKGGAFEGTLHGPFGHGYGEGAGEGIDDAEWVVARDKPMYDEIFYTLSPVDGKITGANAKKEMVRSKLPNTVLGKIWKLADIDKDGMLDDEEFALANHLIKVKLEGHELPNELPSHLLPPSKRKITE, via the exons ATGTTCAGCTGGCTGGGCACCGATGACCGGCGCAGGAAGGACCCCGAGGTGTTCCAGACGGTGAGCGAGGGGCTGAAGAAGCTCTACAAGACCAAGCTGCTGCCCCTGGAGGAGCACTACAAGTTCCACGAGTTCCACTCGCCCGCCCTGGAGGATGCCGACTTCGACAACAAGCccatggtgctgctggtggggcaGTACTCCACGGGGAAGACCACCTTCATCAG gtacctgctggagcaggattTCCCAGGAATGAGGATTGGACCAGAGCCTACAACCGACTCCTTTATAGCGGTTATGCAAGGAGATGTGGAAGGAATTGTTCCTGGAAATGCACTGGTGGTGGATCCCAAAAAACCATTCAGGAAACTCAATGCCTTTGGCAATGCCTTTTTAAACAG GTTTGTATGTGCGCAGCTACCTAACCCTGTGTTAGAGAGCATCAGTGTCATTGATACACCGGGAATCctttctggagaaaaacagagaattaGCAGAG GTTATGACTTTGCTGCTGTCCTGGAGTGGTTTGCAGAGCGGGTCGACCGCATCATTCTTCTTTTTGATGCGCACAAGCTGGACATCTCAGATGAATTCTCTGAGGTCATCAAGGCCCTGAAGAACCACGAGGACAAGATGAGAGTTGTTCTCAACAAAGCTGACCAAATAGAGACCCAGCAGTTGATGAGGGTGTACGGTGCCCTTATGTGGTCCCTGGGAAAGATTGTCAACACTCCTGAGGTCATCAGGGTCTACATTGGCTCCTTCTGGTCCCATCCATTGCTCATCCCTGACAACCGAAAGCTGTTTGAAGCAGAGGAGCAGGACCTGTTCAGGGATATCCAGAGCCTTCCCCGCAATGCAGCCCTAAGGAAGCTGAACGACCTCATCAAGCGGGCACGGCTGGCCAAG GTCCATGCCTACATCATCAGCTCTCTAAAGAAGGAAATGCCCTCCGTGTTTGGgaaagacaataaaaagaaagagcttGTTAACAACTTGGGAGATATTTATGCCCGCATTGAACGGGAACATCAGATCTCACCAGGAGACTTTCCTAACCTGAGAAAGATGCAG GATCAGTTGCAGGCCCAAGACTTCAGCAAGTTCCAGCCTCTGAAGAGCAAGCTGCTGGAGACCGTGGAGGACATGCTGGCCAACGACATCGCGCAGCTCATGGTGCTTGTACGCCAGGAGGAGTCCCAGCGACCCACCCAGATGGTGAAGGGAGGAGCCTTCGAGGGCACACTACATGGCCCCTTTGGCCATGGCTACGGCGAAGGCGCTGGCGAAGGGATTGATGATGCTGAGTGGGTGGTGGCCAGGGACAAGCCCATGTATGATGAGATCTTCTATACGCTCTCACCTGTTGATGGCAAAATAACTGGTGCCAATGCAAAGAAGGAGATGGTAAGGTCTAAGCTGCCCAACACAGTGCTGGGAAAGATCTGGAAACTGGCTGACATTGACAAAGATGGCATGCTGGATGATGAGGAGTTTGCCTTGGCAAATCATCTCATTAAAGTCAAGTTGGAGGGTCATGAGCTGCCAAACGAGCTACCTTCCCATCTCCTCCCTCcatccaaaaggaaaataacagaaTGA